GAAATTACAATTCGGTCCGGAACATAATTCACCGACGAAATATAAATGGTATCCTGCTTGTTTACGATTATACTAAAATTTCCGTTTTCGTCGGTAACGCTGTTGTATTGGGTGGTTTTATTCATAATATGAATACCTTCTACCTCCTTGTCGTTTGTAATGTTACCGTGAAGCAATTGCTCCTGTGCCCCGATTGTAGAAGCTAGACACAAAAAGCCATAAAAAAGTACAATTTTAATTTTTCCCAAGTTGTTGTTTGTAAATGACACTTTGCTGTGCTAAAAAATCTATCATAAGTAATTCATTCTCTGTTTTCAACAGTCTGGTTTCAATAGCTTTATCTTCTATAAAATAAAAAAAGTCGTTGACCTTATCTTCGGGAATTTCGAAGGTTTTTGTGATGTAATCATTGCTAAATCTTTCTCGCGTGGCTCTTAAAAGCGCTTTCCGTTGGACTGCTTCCTGAGATTTATTTTTCCTTTTACCCGAAAACAACAAACTGGTCAAACCCACAAAATCTAGGCTCGCCTGTTTTTGTCCGTTATAAAAAGCTTCTTCGGCCTTATTTCCTTTAATTGATGTAAGCGCATCGTCCGAAAACTCATATCTGAATTCCATCGTTTCATACGATAAATCCCATTGTTTACGATAGTCGTAGGTATCAATTCTGTTTACATCGGCAACAATATTCCCGGAAAGATCGTAGGGTCGCACGGTTATTTCTTTTAACTGATTTACGGCCGGGTTGAGATAGATGGTGGCTCTTTTTACTGCTACGACGCCTCGGTCAATAATCACCGTAAAGCTCTGAAACTGCAGAGCTGTAATTTGAATTCGGTCATTTTCGGCAACTTCAATTTCGAAGGCACCTTCAGCATTGGTAATAGTTCCGGTTTGTGCCGAAATATTATACACACTCACTCCTTCCACATCTTCCCCTTGAGGAGCCGTAATTAGCCCTTGAATCTTCACACGCTCAATTTCTTGTGAGAAAACACTAATGGGAAGTAATATAAGTACAACAAGAAGTAGTAATTTATACATACCTTAAAAGTACAGTTTGTTTTCTTACTAAAATCTTAAGGTTAGCAGAGTATTTGTTAAATTTACAAATTGAAATACGCTATGAAAAACCTCATTATCGCCAGTACCTCCACCGTTTTCGGCGGAAACTATCTCGATTATCTTTTGGATGAAATTGCTCAATTGTTTTCTGAAACCGAAGAAGTACTCTTTATTCCTTATGCACGCCCCGGAGGCATTTCACACGATGACTACACACAAAAAGCTTCCGAAGCATTTGCTAAAATCGGCAAAAAACTGGTGGGTATTCATACCTATCCTACTACCGAAGCAGCCCTCAAAGATGCCAAAGGTGTATTTACAGGTGGGGGTAATACTTTTTTACTGGTATCGCAGTTGTATAATTTCAAATTAATGCAACCCTTGCGAGAAGCTATTTTTAATGGTCTCCCTTATTTGGGCACCAGTGCCGGTAGTAATATTTCCGGTGTCACCATGCAAACCACCAACGATATGCCCATTGTGTATCCTCCCTCCTTTAAAACGCTAGGCGTAATTCCATTTAATTTGAATCCGCATTACCTCGACCCGGATACTACCAGCAAGCATATGGGGGAAACACGCGAAACCCGAATAAAAGAATATCACACTCAAAATAGCGTTCCGGTAATAGGACTACGCGAAGGAAGCTGGTTAAGAGTGCGCAAAGAAGAGATAATCTTACAAGGCAATTTAAGCGCAAGAGTTTTTGAGCCTAATGATGAACCTTTCGAAGTAGAATCCGGAACCGATTTGGCAAAAGGTTTCTAAAATAATTGTACTTTTAATAACTCCCTATTTTTGGCTATGAAAAGAAAAGATTTTATAAAAACTACTGCAATTCTGGGAGTTTCGGCGGCTGTCCTTCCGGGTTTTTCCATGAACACATTACTACAAACCTATAGTCGTGACCAGCTAATTGGAAAGGGTAATCCCGATATTATTGGAGCTACCTATACTTCAAAAATGCACAAAGACGCCAAAACAGCCTTACAAAACATGAGCACCGAAGCTGCACAACATGGGATTCGAATTGAAGTTGTATCGGCTTATCGAAGTTTTGAACGGCAAAAAGAAATTTTTGAAGGTAAGTACAAACGCTTTACCGGTCTGGGTGCAACTCCCATGGACGCCATAAAAAAAATAATAGAGTATTCGACAATTCCGGGTACTTCCAGACACCATTGGGGAACCGACCTGGATCTAATTGATGCGAATGCGCCTCGCCCGGAGAGTGTGCTGCAACCTCAACATTTTCATGGAGACGGGCCTTTCTGTAAATTAAAAGACTGGTTGCATGAAAACGCCAATGCTTTTGGTTTTTTTGAAGTTTATACCAACAATGCTAATAGAAAAGGTTTTAAATATGAGCCCTGGCACTTTAGTTATGCACCGGTATCAAAACCAATGCTT
This genomic stretch from Ulvibacter sp. MAR_2010_11 harbors:
- a CDS encoding carboxypeptidase-like regulatory domain-containing protein, producing the protein MYKLLLLVVLILLPISVFSQEIERVKIQGLITAPQGEDVEGVSVYNISAQTGTITNAEGAFEIEVAENDRIQITALQFQSFTVIIDRGVVAVKRATIYLNPAVNQLKEITVRPYDLSGNIVADVNRIDTYDYRKQWDLSYETMEFRYEFSDDALTSIKGNKAEEAFYNGQKQASLDFVGLTSLLFSGKRKNKSQEAVQRKALLRATRERFSNDYITKTFEIPEDKVNDFFYFIEDKAIETRLLKTENELLMIDFLAQQSVIYKQQLGKN
- the pepE gene encoding dipeptidase PepE; its protein translation is MKNLIIASTSTVFGGNYLDYLLDEIAQLFSETEEVLFIPYARPGGISHDDYTQKASEAFAKIGKKLVGIHTYPTTEAALKDAKGVFTGGGNTFLLVSQLYNFKLMQPLREAIFNGLPYLGTSAGSNISGVTMQTTNDMPIVYPPSFKTLGVIPFNLNPHYLDPDTTSKHMGETRETRIKEYHTQNSVPVIGLREGSWLRVRKEEIILQGNLSARVFEPNDEPFEVESGTDLAKGF
- a CDS encoding M15 family metallopeptidase; protein product: MKRKDFIKTTAILGVSAAVLPGFSMNTLLQTYSRDQLIGKGNPDIIGATYTSKMHKDAKTALQNMSTEAAQHGIRIEVVSAYRSFERQKEIFEGKYKRFTGLGATPMDAIKKIIEYSTIPGTSRHHWGTDLDLIDANAPRPESVLQPQHFHGDGPFCKLKDWLHENANAFGFFEVYTNNANRKGFKYEPWHFSYAPVSKPMLQAYKELDVQQILLEEKIEGAEHFSEAFIAQYRSENILDINPELL